The Methanobrevibacter sp. TLL-48-HuF1 genomic sequence CATTAACCTGTTTTTAAAGCTCATAAAAATCCGTCACTTTTCATTAGAATATCTTCCAAGTTATCTAAAAATTCTTTAACAAAATTATCTTTAATTACAAAATTATATTTGGAATCATAATCTTTATTTTCCTCAGATACTACAATGTCATAACCTTTCGGATTATCTTCACCGTTTTGTGAAATAAATACCCGAACAATATCATCTCTGGCTACCATATTTTCCAAATCATAATCCAAAGATAAAGAAAGTAAAATATCTGAAGAATTTCCAATATACAGATTTTTCAAATCAGAAATCAGTTCAACTGTAAAACCTAAGTCATTAAAGTCTTTAGAAATTTTAGATAAAAAATCAGAGTTATCCTGATAATTTTCATCAATTATTGTAATTTTAAGTTTCTTTTGAGTGAAAAATTTTCCATCATGGATTTTATCTAAAAGTAAGTTTTTAGAAAGATAATTTCCCCATTTAGACCAAAATACATTGTAATTATGTTTATCATTATCTGCATAATCTTTAGTTTTAACTCTAGTACTTGATTCATGATGAAAAAGTAAAGCATTAGAAGCTAAAAGGGTTTTATAACCATTTTTATGTAATTTTAATGAAAAATCAACATCTTCAAGTCCATAGATATAATCTTCATCAAGACCTCCCAATTCATCATAGACTTTTTTATCAATTAAATCAACAGCTCCCGTAACAGCAATACATTGAGTATTTTTTGTAAGTGAAGCATCAAAAAGGTCCAAATGAGTATTAGCCTTATTAATTGCATATAAACAGCAAGGATACATCCTTTCTGCAAAAATATCCCCGCTATGTTGAATTTTAAATGACTTTCTCCTGTTATCTTCATAAAATGGAAAAACTAATTTTGCACCTACAGAAGCTACATCTTCATTATTGACAATAGCTCCCACCATCTCATTAAGCCATCCGTAAGTAGGTTCAATATCATTGTTTAAAAGCAATATATATTCTCCATTAACTATTTTAGCAGCATCATTATTCCCTTTTGAAAAGCTGACATTTTCATCATTTTCAATTATTCTAACAGGTAAATCCAGACTTTTTAAATAGCTGACAGATTCATCTGTTGATGCATTATCTACAACAATAATTTCATAATTTGAATAATTAGTTTTCTTATCAAAATCTTTAAATAATCTTTTTAAGTGACCCAAACCATTTCTTGTTAGTATAATAATAGAAACCAAAGGTTCTGTGTCAAATTCATAATTAGTTAAGAAAGCTAAATTCGTTTCACAAATTTCCTCTTTTCTTCTAATTGGATAAGCATATTGAAATATTTTACCTTCATCTTTCCCATGTGCAATATAATGAAGTAGAGGATTTAATTGAGCCCTGTGAACATCAGGATAATTATTATTATAAAAATCCGGATCAAAATCTCTGCTTGGAAGTTTACCTTCCAAATGTCCTTTAACTAAATAATGAGTTAAGCTGTCACCATTAACATCCTCATAAGTTTTAGAATAAAATTTTTCATCAAAAAGCCCTGATTTTTCAATAGCATTATAATATTTGTAATTTTTCATGGCTTTTTTAAAATCAAAATTAGATTTAAGTAAGAAATTAATCAAGTGTTTAGTCATTGTCTCCCCTATTTCGTGCATTACGTAATTTACTAGTTAATTTCCAGGAAGTTGAATTTCTAACTCCTCTGATTTGCCTATCCCAATGATCACGAGCCATGTTTAATGCATTAGCTTCGTCTCTTAGTGCATCAATATCATTGAATAACAAATTAATTTCTTCTTTGGTTAAAGTGTTTTTATCTTTAATATTGCCTTCCAAGGATTTGATTAAATTTCTACTAGTTATATAATCTTCAATTTCAAAATTATGCTGATAATTTCCTTCTTTAGACCAGTATTCATTAACCCAATAATAAACATCAGAAACTGATGGATGAAAATTGTTTTTCCACATAACATAAGGTAGGCTTAATTGATCCTGATTAGTGTAGTTTGCAACTTCCCGCCACCATTGTCTCATTATCGAAATAATTTCCGGATCATTATGTGCTCTAAATAATGCTCCAGTAGCTGGAAGACCATAATGTTCAGGCATTCCTTCAGAACGGTACTTTTCAACCTGTTTAGTCATAGTGTAATTGGAATATCTTGGAAATGGCATTGACATTACTGCCTCATCATAAATACAATCCCTTTCAGGATGAACAACAACGAGCATTTTAGACTTTGCATACTTGTAAATGTATTCTCTAATACTTCCAACTATTTTAAAAGTTCCATCTAACCAAAAACTGTATTTATAATCTGGAAAATATTTATCAGTGAATAATCTGTACTGTTTTGCTTTTCTATTATCATCCAATGTTGATTTTTCC encodes the following:
- a CDS encoding glycosyltransferase family 2 protein: MTKHLINFLLKSNFDFKKAMKNYKYYNAIEKSGLFDEKFYSKTYEDVNGDSLTHYLVKGHLEGKLPSRDFDPDFYNNNYPDVHRAQLNPLLHYIAHGKDEGKIFQYAYPIRRKEEICETNLAFLTNYEFDTEPLVSIIILTRNGLGHLKRLFKDFDKKTNYSNYEIIVVDNASTDESVSYLKSLDLPVRIIENDENVSFSKGNNDAAKIVNGEYILLLNNDIEPTYGWLNEMVGAIVNNEDVASVGAKLVFPFYEDNRRKSFKIQHSGDIFAERMYPCCLYAINKANTHLDLFDASLTKNTQCIAVTGAVDLIDKKVYDELGGLDEDYIYGLEDVDFSLKLHKNGYKTLLASNALLFHHESSTRVKTKDYADNDKHNYNVFWSKWGNYLSKNLLLDKIHDGKFFTQKKLKITIIDENYQDNSDFLSKISKDFNDLGFTVELISDLKNLYIGNSSDILLSLSLDYDLENMVARDDIVRVFISQNGEDNPKGYDIVVSEENKDYDSKYNFVIKDNFVKEFLDNLEDILMKSDGFL
- a CDS encoding glycosyltransferase domain-containing protein, encoding MTENNVDPYEVVKQRYESTVDSFILSDLFDPTLESNQELIDDVKDNRLVIYTAFTGNYDELKEPEFIDENCDYVCFTENPDLESDTWKIVQMEKSTLDDNRKAKQYRLFTDKYFPDYKYSFWLDGTFKIVGSIREYIYKYAKSKMLVVVHPERDCIYDEAVMSMPFPRYSNYTMTKQVEKYRSEGMPEHYGLPATGALFRAHNDPEIISIMRQWWREVANYTNQDQLSLPYVMWKNNFHPSVSDVYYWVNEYWSKEGNYQHNFEIEDYITSRNLIKSLEGNIKDKNTLTKEEINLLFNDIDALRDEANALNMARDHWDRQIRGVRNSTSWKLTSKLRNARNRGDND